The following nucleotide sequence is from Juglans microcarpa x Juglans regia isolate MS1-56 chromosome 6D, Jm3101_v1.0, whole genome shotgun sequence.
tcgtCTAGTCcgcgaaaataaacgagactgTCTACCCTAATCATCAACTGGCTCACGCGCGTTTGgtgccttttttgtttttcttatcatCACAGGGAGAGGTAATACCTTTGTCGACACAAATAGACTATTTTGCAACGGTATCTGAAGAGTTGAAGCAACAGTTACGACCTTCTGCTGCGCAGAAGTTTTTTGCTAAATCTATCATTGTGATTGAGACTGGAAACAACGATGTCATCTTTTCCGCGCTTCTTCCTGATCCCAGCGGCAAGAACAACACCCCACAGCAGCTCGTGGATTTGGCACTTGTTAAACTAGAAGAACAATTAAGGGtatgtaataaaattttcaatgtttttttaattcggatctgaaaatataacaaaagaGAGGGATTTTcggtttttgtttgtttatttcattcCAAACTAAATTATCACAGGTGCAAATAATGCTTAATTGGGTGCTCTTTAATTTGTATtacataaatcatatgatacGAAACAAACAAATACTATGGTATCTGCGGCGCCACAAATACTGTCGGCAATTGGCATCACTATGATTCTTCAGTTGCGACGAGTTGCTCTCGCTGCATTAGCTTTTCATCTCTGCGGCTAAGCAAACTGCCGTATATATATGGTGTCCTGTTGCTGCGTTATGTTTTTGCAGCGTATGTTTTGACGGCGCTTCAATTAGTGCCCGATAAACATCAAGTTGCGATTCAAATTCGTTTGCTCTTGCGACGGAATCTATATCCCCAGAACCAAAAGCGCCTCAAAAGGCCGTATATGTTGTAGCATGTGCATGGAGACATtgagttttaagttttaaatcgTTAGCTCACCATGTGtttgtgttttgaatttttcctGGACAGCGTCTATACGATTACGGTGCACGTAAGTTTGCGGTTATGGGGGCCTCTGCAGTCGGGTGTTGCCCGTTTCTGAGGGCTTGGGACAAAGGAGGAGAATGCAATGAAGTATTGAACTCCCTGAGTATAACGTACAATAAAGGCGTTGAGCCGATGTTGCGGAAATTGAAATCAGAAATCAAGGATATGAGCTACACTTACTGCGATTCGTACGGTGCCTTGCAAAACTTAATCCAGAACGCAAAACTTTATGGTAcagtattaatttattaaaaaatacaaggaCGAGAAATTAaggatataatattattatttcttctggaaattaagaaatttttaatttagatcGAAACAAGGAAGTTTTTAGtcgatatttataattttattattatttttaaatttaaatatacctaatttcaatattatttcagGATTTGATGAGATTAAAGCTGCATGTTGTGGACAAGGGAACTATCGTGGTAAACTTACTTGCTTCGAAACTTCGCCCCATTGCTCCAACAGAAACGACTACCTCTTCTGGGACCCATTCCATCCTACAGAGGCCGCTCAGCGCATCCTTATAGACATCATTTTTGACGGTCCTTCAAAATACACATTTCCATTGAGTGTGAGGCAGCTAATTGCTTTGTAGACTCGATCGGATTCGGCATTACACAGCTAGCGTCCGTGAAGTGCCGCCTTCATAATGCCAGGAGGAGGCCTAAATAACCACAGTAGCAGCAcaaaaatttgttattttactgTTGTTTCTGTGCCTATATATTAATAGGAAAATGTCACATGGCCTCGTGAGTTTGTCTTTCAATCTTAttgctcatgtattttattttatttttaattttaattttaatttttacttaataattaagaaagtgattattaataaaattatatattttttatttttttaagattaaaaatattaaaaaatactttaaaaaatcaaaagaaaaaaaaaattataaacccaGGGCTAGCATGACCCATATTAATAACTTCTAGATATAGGGCGGAGGCGTTGGAATTTGGGGTGGGCGAAACCTACCCCCATATCAGGCAGTAGACtagttgaaggaaaaaattattttcaatttgggattaTTCACATTCTTTTAGGACCTAAGTCATTAAAATTGCCGTAAAACTCGTAATTACAATATATTGTTTAATGCACGCCATAATAACATTACATTGTACGGCGCCGCATCCGTCTCGATCGGTACCGTTTTCTTGAGATCttctatagattttaatattgCTGCTAATAAACAATCTTTTTTAACCTCTAAACTTTTACTTTTGTTGGAAtaacatcaaattaaaataatattattttgattttattttcataattatcaaatcacttaaatttattattatcttgatttaatttttataatatttaagatatttatcttatcttatctcaatataaATCACTTAAATAGATATGTGTGTTTTGTATTCAACAACAATtcagaaagtaaaaatatagTCCTCAAAATCtccttccctctttctcttttgtccatcttcttttatattatattttattttctattatggTATTAGAATTTTTGACTAACGATAGACTCGATTACGTAGAATATTTATTCTCTCACTAGCTTTACCTCCCATAGAGCCATTTTGTTATGTATCGTCTCAAATCAATGTATTTGAAGTATATATTAGTTATGAGactatttttattagattttaatcTGTTGTGAGTATTGTTTGAAGCACCAGATCAAATTTTGACTTTCTGATTTTGATCCAATAATTGACCAAGGCCATATATAGCCCATTATTGGTCACACTTTATATTTGATGTTATACTTACCGGGCActtcatcatcaacatcatcatctcATCGACCATCAATTAATGAACATGAATgcttctttcaaatttcaaactcaaaCTGTCAATGTTATCTACCTTAAGTTTGAggaaaatattgaagataatatcatatcaattatcaaatcacttaaatttgatattatctggatttaatttttataatgtttaaaatatttaactcatcttatcacaatataatttatctataaatatatatatatatatgtatatcttgTATTCAACAACAATTCAGAAAGTAAAAATGTAACATCCAAagtctttttttctctttctcctttctccctcttcttttatattatattttattttctatcaaacttTTGCATTTAAAAAGTATAAggctttatttattaataaaagtgGAAGAAGCTGTAATTTGGGAAGGGTAAgtacaaccatatatatatatattgaataatatttctCACGAGtatgaaatagataaattttgtaatttttttgtaaaaaaatagattccatcgtaagaaattaaaaaaatatatattatttctcaatgaGACATGCATATTTCTttcgaaaagaaaaatatatatagatatatatatatatatatatatacaaaatttaattaatacaaaatGGATATTACACTGTAAGGTCATACAATTACCATTTCCCTTTAGATTGGACAATGTCGAATTGTCTAGGGAATTGTGCCATACTTGACTGCACGCAAATCTTAAGTCTGCTTCCACGATCATTATTATTCTAcgagaaagtaaaaaaaatcatatttttagttATAGAATAAAAGTcgtgtattaattttaaaaaatatttaatatggtattaatataaaaaaaattaattttttaataataaattctcctctttttttttttaaattgtataactcttatataatttatgaatttaattttttttttatacatgagagaaggagatttgattattaattcttttagtAAGAAATTCAAGATATTAATAATTGATCCAAATGATTTTACATAACATTACACACATATCAAAATACACCGCTACTATCCTGTACCCGCACATCGCGGAAAGTGGGTTTAAATGTTTAATATTCAGTACTAATAAGTAATACCGCgccacaatatttttcttgttgggcCAATTAAGATTCTTAAATGGAAAGATTTTTCAGTACTTTCTCACTTTAAACTTTAAACTTTAGATAAAAGAATTTGATCCCATAGGGCTTGGCTAGTCTTGTTTGGTGCTTTAAAAATGctacttgtattttattttttaaaaaaaaaatttataaaaaatttatttttttatatgtcagctattgatatactgaaaattataaaaaaaactaataaaatgaatcttatatataaaattttaaatacatataatacTACTCTTGATGCGTATATGGCCACCTAGTTTTGCAGTGATTTTTTTGAGGACTTCTTATCAGAACTTAGGCAAGGGATATGGTTTAAGAAAGCTGCATGCGTGCCCTAAGCTACGTGCCCTAAGAACGTAGCTGGCAACTAGGGTGAATCTTTTAGGTTTTTTCATTCCAAagaatttataatatgaataattctatatacatTAATCGTAAAGTGCGTAAATGTCgcataatcatttttaaaaaaatagagtccactattaaaaattaatttttttcatgtggatctcatattttattcattttttttaaaatgattatgcgacgattacacaattcacgattgtaaGTATATTTTCTCTGACAAGATTCACCTAAACATGAATAGCGCTAGATGCGAGAATTTATTGATTCCAAAGAGCTTATATACTCATTATAACTATTTGCGGCCAAtcttgtttattaaaaaataaagaaataaaatttaggatattGAATAGCATGCGTGTCAACATTCTACAACATATATAAAACCCAACGTACGGAACCACTGGCTTCCcctgcatgtgtgtgtgtatatatatatatatatatatatacaccaccCACCAGATTTTGAAAGATATATACGTACAGATCAGAGAACTTGTCTGACACTCCAACAATGGCTAATTCCAATATTGTTTTGCTACTGATCAATTTCCACCTCATATTTCTGTCGAGCTTGAATTTCTCGGAGGCTCAGTTGGCCCCGGCCGTATTT
It contains:
- the LOC121236118 gene encoding GDSL esterase/lipase At5g55050-like; amino-acid sequence: MANSNVLTLISFLHIFLWRLNFSEAQLVPAVFIFGDSIADVGNNNYLKNTIAKANFNPNGIDFPGMKPTGRFCNGKNIADFIAERAGLPSSPPYLSLVSRLGKINNATSLLTGANFASAAAGILNSTGTIFGEVIPLSTQIDYFATVSEELKQQLRPSAAQKFFAKSIIVIETGNNDVIFSALLPDPSGKNNTPQQLVDLALVKLEEQLRRLYDYGARKFAVMGASAVGCCPFLRAWDKGGECNEVLNSLSITYNKGVEPMLRKLKSEIKDMSYTYCDSYGALQNLIQNAKLYGFDEIKAACCGQGNYRGKLTCFETSPHCSNRNDYLFWDPFHPTEAAQRILIDIIFDGPSKYTFPLSVRQLIAL